A DNA window from Amycolatopsis sp. DSM 110486 contains the following coding sequences:
- a CDS encoding ABC transporter permease gives MSLDTTAALSVPVLETEEDVLAKAKRSAGRRKRNVWLLRLAIVVVWLGSWEVAGRYWIDPFFYSMPSKIWERIVEWFTTGTDFGSIWYQILVTVEEAVIGFVLGAIAGVLCGVVLGRSRYLAEVLAPFIKAANALPRIVLAALFVIWFGLGLSSKIATVFILVFFAVFFNAFTGAREVDRNLIDNARILGATRWQVLKSIVLPSATSWILSSLHVAFGFALIGAVVGEYTGAKAGMGFLISNAQGTFDTAGVYAGMLIITVVALFAEWLIGTAENRLLSWRPQMAADDGRRDI, from the coding sequence GTGTCGCTTGACACCACCGCGGCACTGTCGGTGCCGGTGCTCGAAACCGAAGAGGACGTGCTCGCCAAGGCCAAGCGGTCCGCCGGGCGGCGCAAGCGGAACGTGTGGCTGCTGCGGCTGGCGATCGTCGTGGTGTGGCTCGGCAGCTGGGAGGTCGCCGGCCGCTACTGGATCGACCCGTTCTTCTACTCGATGCCCTCGAAGATCTGGGAACGGATCGTGGAGTGGTTCACGACCGGGACCGACTTCGGGTCCATCTGGTACCAGATCTTGGTGACGGTCGAGGAAGCCGTGATTGGCTTCGTGCTCGGCGCGATCGCCGGTGTGCTCTGCGGTGTGGTGCTGGGGCGCAGCCGTTATCTCGCGGAGGTGCTCGCCCCGTTCATCAAGGCCGCCAACGCTTTGCCGCGCATTGTGCTCGCCGCGTTGTTCGTGATCTGGTTCGGGCTCGGGCTCTCGTCGAAGATCGCGACCGTGTTCATCCTGGTGTTCTTCGCGGTGTTCTTCAATGCCTTCACCGGTGCTCGCGAGGTGGACCGCAACCTGATCGACAATGCCCGCATCCTGGGCGCGACCCGGTGGCAGGTGCTGAAGTCGATCGTGCTGCCGAGCGCGACGTCGTGGATCCTGTCGTCGCTGCACGTAGCGTTCGGGTTCGCGCTGATCGGCGCAGTGGTCGGTGAGTACACGGGTGCCAAGGCGGGTATGGGTTTCCTGATCTCCAACGCGCAGGGCACGTTCGACACCGCGGGTGTCTACGCCGGGATGCTGATCATCACGGTGGTCGCACTGTTCGCGGAGTGGCTGATCGGCACCGCGGAAAACCGACTGCTGAGTTGGCGGCCGCAGATGGCCGCGGACGACGGACGTCGGGACATCTGA
- a CDS encoding antibiotic biosynthesis monooxygenase, which produces MPEPPYYAVIFTSRRTEGDHGYAERTARMSALAAEQDGYLGEESARDESGLGITVSYWRDEEAIAGWRKNLEHTESRRRGRAEWYEEFEVRVARVERSYGFTR; this is translated from the coding sequence ATGCCCGAACCCCCGTACTACGCGGTGATCTTCACGTCCCGCCGCACCGAAGGCGACCACGGCTACGCCGAGCGCACCGCCCGGATGTCGGCGCTCGCGGCGGAGCAGGACGGGTACCTCGGCGAGGAGTCGGCGCGCGACGAGTCGGGCCTCGGGATCACGGTGTCGTACTGGCGGGACGAGGAGGCCATCGCCGGCTGGCGCAAGAACCTCGAGCACACCGAGAGCCGCCGACGGGGCCGCGCGGAGTGGTACGAGGAGTTCGAAGTGCGGGTGGCGCGCGTCGAGCGGTCGTACGGCTTCACGCGCTGA
- a CDS encoding ABC transporter substrate-binding protein: protein MRLKRTLAVGAALLTLAGVTACRDSRQIDLGNGGKPHLKIMIGGISKVIYLPGQLAQQLGEYEKQGLDVELFDQPSGANAETSLLAGEVQAVVGFYDHTIDLQAKEQCLTSVVQFSNVPGEAEMVASAKAPEIQSGKDFRGKNLGVTSLGSSTDFLTKALASRGGVDGKDYTPVKVGAGQTFISAMQQGSIDAGMTTDPTIAQLTNTGQAKILYDMRTVEGTRAALGGLYPASSLYMSCEIVKRYPDIVQKLANAYVDSLRWLKNHTAEQVADVMPPSFAGGDKALYVKSLKDSLPMFTADGRMDPAGARNVLNVLGASSSNVKPKKDQIDLSKTYTTQFVDAALTRSAR from the coding sequence ATGCGTCTGAAAAGGACACTCGCGGTCGGCGCCGCTCTGCTCACCCTCGCCGGCGTCACGGCCTGCCGTGACTCGCGCCAGATCGACCTCGGCAACGGCGGGAAGCCGCACCTGAAGATCATGATCGGCGGCATCTCCAAGGTCATCTACCTCCCAGGTCAGCTCGCCCAGCAGCTCGGCGAATACGAGAAGCAGGGCCTCGACGTCGAGCTGTTCGACCAACCGTCGGGCGCGAATGCGGAGACGTCGCTGCTGGCCGGTGAGGTGCAGGCCGTGGTCGGGTTCTACGACCACACGATCGACCTCCAGGCCAAGGAGCAGTGCCTCACGAGCGTGGTGCAGTTCTCGAACGTTCCGGGTGAGGCCGAGATGGTCGCGTCCGCCAAGGCGCCGGAGATCCAGTCCGGAAAGGACTTCCGCGGCAAGAACCTCGGCGTGACGTCGCTGGGTTCGTCCACGGACTTCCTCACCAAGGCGCTCGCGAGCCGCGGCGGAGTGGACGGCAAGGACTACACGCCGGTGAAGGTCGGCGCCGGCCAGACGTTCATTTCCGCCATGCAGCAGGGTTCCATCGACGCGGGCATGACCACGGACCCGACGATCGCGCAGCTCACCAACACCGGCCAGGCCAAGATCCTCTACGACATGCGCACGGTCGAGGGCACGCGCGCCGCGCTCGGCGGGCTGTACCCGGCCAGCTCGCTCTACATGAGCTGCGAGATCGTGAAGCGCTACCCGGACATCGTGCAGAAGCTGGCCAACGCGTACGTGGATTCGTTGCGGTGGTTGAAGAACCACACGGCGGAGCAGGTCGCCGACGTGATGCCGCCGTCGTTCGCGGGCGGGGACAAGGCGTTGTACGTGAAGTCCCTCAAGGACAGTCTCCCGATGTTCACTGCCGACGGCCGCATGGATCCGGCCGGGGCGCGGAACGTGCTCAACGTGCTCGGCGCGTCGTCGAGCAACGTGAAGCCGAAGAAGGACCAGATCGACCTCTCGAAGACCTACACCACCCAGTTCGTGGACGCCGCGCTCACGCGCTCGGCGCGGTAG
- a CDS encoding G1 family glutamic endopeptidase, translating into MNSLLSSRTARVLAVTAAAAASIAAAAGVATVSTPSFGSFHGQSFSGGNWGGYVSFGSFTTATASWTEPSVTCRSSNDLFAPWVGIDGDGSSTVEQTGVATDCSSGRPVYQAWYEMYPAAPVYYSSSSAPVSAGDHIAATVTRTGTNTYKLDISDTTKGWSKTISKTLTSKHSSAEAIIESPTDSYPTISGGISFSGVKFNGQSLASTSPEGLDADDRGSATFSPGAIGSDGQSFTMTRH; encoded by the coding sequence ATGAACTCCCTCCTCTCCTCACGGACCGCGCGGGTGCTGGCCGTCACGGCGGCCGCCGCGGCGAGCATCGCGGCCGCGGCCGGCGTCGCCACGGTCAGCACGCCGTCGTTCGGCTCGTTCCACGGCCAGAGCTTCTCGGGCGGCAACTGGGGCGGCTACGTGAGCTTCGGCAGCTTCACGACCGCGACCGCGAGCTGGACGGAACCGTCGGTGACCTGCCGGTCCAGCAACGACCTGTTCGCTCCGTGGGTCGGCATCGACGGTGACGGATCGTCCACTGTGGAGCAGACGGGCGTGGCCACGGACTGCTCCAGCGGCCGCCCCGTCTACCAGGCCTGGTACGAGATGTACCCGGCGGCGCCGGTGTACTACTCGTCCTCGTCCGCCCCGGTCAGCGCCGGTGACCACATCGCCGCAACGGTCACGCGCACCGGGACGAACACCTACAAGCTGGACATCAGCGACACCACCAAGGGCTGGTCGAAGACGATCAGCAAGACCTTGACCTCCAAGCACTCCTCGGCCGAGGCGATCATCGAGTCGCCGACGGACTCGTACCCGACGATCTCGGGCGGGATCTCGTTCAGCGGCGTGAAGTTCAACGGGCAGAGCCTCGCGTCGACCAGCCCCGAAGGCCTCGACGCGGACGACCGCGGCTCCGCCACCTTCAGCCCGGGCGCCATCGGCTCGGACGGCCAGAGCTTCACGATGACGCGGCACTGA
- a CDS encoding ABC transporter ATP-binding protein — protein MAPPLIELEHATKRFPSGSGSVHTAVRDLTMTVQPGEFVAVVGPTGCGKSTTLSLVSGLQPASAGSVRVNGAEVKSIPDGVGYMFQTDAVMPWRSVLDNVASGPRFRGVSKADAREKARDWIGRVGLEGFEKYYPHQLSGGMRKRVALAQTLVTDPKILLMDEPFSALDVQTRALMQDELLRLWSGSGAAVIFVTHDLDEAIALADKVVVLTTSPATVKDVFEIPLERPRKVEDLRLTEEFRSIYSDIWESLRGEVDKARQKGATSVA, from the coding sequence ATGGCGCCACCCCTCATCGAACTCGAGCACGCGACCAAGAGGTTCCCCAGCGGCTCCGGGTCCGTGCACACCGCGGTCCGCGACCTGACCATGACCGTGCAGCCGGGCGAGTTCGTCGCGGTCGTCGGTCCCACCGGCTGCGGCAAGTCGACCACGTTGTCCCTGGTCAGCGGCCTGCAGCCGGCCTCGGCCGGCAGCGTCCGCGTGAACGGCGCCGAGGTGAAGTCCATTCCGGACGGTGTGGGCTACATGTTCCAGACCGACGCCGTGATGCCGTGGCGTTCGGTGCTGGATAACGTCGCGTCCGGCCCGCGCTTCCGCGGAGTGTCCAAAGCGGACGCTCGCGAGAAGGCCCGTGACTGGATCGGCCGCGTGGGGCTCGAAGGCTTCGAGAAGTACTACCCCCACCAGCTTTCCGGCGGCATGCGCAAGCGCGTCGCCCTGGCGCAGACGCTGGTCACCGACCCGAAGATCCTGCTGATGGACGAGCCGTTCTCCGCGCTCGACGTGCAGACCCGCGCCCTCATGCAGGACGAGCTGCTGCGCTTGTGGTCCGGTTCCGGCGCCGCCGTGATCTTCGTGACGCACGACCTCGACGAGGCCATCGCGCTCGCCGACAAGGTCGTGGTTCTGACCACGAGCCCGGCGACGGTGAAGGACGTCTTCGAGATCCCGCTGGAACGTCCACGCAAGGTCGAGGACCTGCGCCTCACCGAAGAGTTCCGCTCGATCTACTCCGACATCTGGGAATCGCTGCGCGGCGAGGTCGACAAGGCCCGCCAGAAGGGGGCGACCAGTGTCGCTTGA
- a CDS encoding DUF1345 domain-containing protein, with product MVVGTLALQLALPDRVVLRPWWLLPAVSVLLLVALLLINPGRMGEFSRVERIVSLVLLALVSATTAASAVRLVLGIVQGSFSGHAPQVLVSGAIVYWTNIVVFSLWYWEFDRGGPARRAKGRAEFPDLQFPQMDSPELTSEDWEPRYADYLYLSFTNSTAFSPTDVMPLRIWAKLTMMVQAGVSLLLAVMVFAWAVGALQG from the coding sequence GTGGTGGTGGGGACGCTCGCGTTGCAGTTGGCGTTGCCGGACAGGGTGGTGTTGAGGCCGTGGTGGCTGTTGCCCGCGGTGTCGGTGCTGTTGCTCGTCGCGTTGTTGTTGATCAATCCCGGGCGGATGGGCGAGTTCAGCAGGGTCGAGCGGATCGTGTCGTTGGTGCTGCTGGCGCTGGTGAGCGCGACCACGGCGGCGTCGGCGGTGCGGCTGGTGCTGGGGATCGTGCAGGGGTCGTTCAGCGGGCACGCGCCGCAGGTGCTGGTGAGTGGCGCGATCGTGTACTGGACGAACATCGTCGTCTTCTCGCTCTGGTACTGGGAGTTCGACCGCGGCGGACCGGCGCGTCGGGCGAAGGGGCGGGCGGAGTTCCCCGACCTGCAGTTCCCTCAGATGGACAGCCCCGAGCTCACCAGCGAGGACTGGGAGCCGCGCTACGCCGACTACCTGTACCTCTCCTTCACCAACTCCACGGCTTTCAGTCCCACCGACGTCATGCCGCTGCGGATCTGGGCGAAGCTGACGATGATGGTGCAGGCCGGGGTGTCGCTGCTGCTCGCGGTGATGGTGTTCGCGTGGGCGGTCGGAGCGCTGCAGGGATAA